A section of the Pediococcus inopinatus genome encodes:
- a CDS encoding IS30 family transposase, producing MKEVFVLVQEQLITSHVKGHHLTPIERGRIAGLLSAGKSARQIAAEIGVCHQTINNELKRGRIQQVKKLNGKEQYFSVYAPDTAQVRYQTNRQRCHRPLKFKFVTNFLAYFDDHFHQDDWSPDAAVGFAHQQHLFKRTEMVCTKTLYNYIDAQLLEIRNLDLVEKANRRTKHHWSNKHRRLAGKSIEERPKRVDKRKEFGHFEIDTVVGKRSGHESVLLTFTERKTRYDIVRLIEGKDADSVSYALKGICAEFGDLIKSVTADNGTEFTALNAVLDGVADIYYAHPYSSFERATNETHNRMIRRYLPKGHSLDTIGPKTVSMVESRLNQLPRRILKYQTPKEAFQIEAARIRKSCSA from the coding sequence ATGAAAGAGGTTTTCGTCTTGGTGCAAGAACAGCTTATCACATCTCACGTAAAGGGTCATCATTTAACTCCAATTGAGCGAGGCAGAATTGCTGGCTTACTTTCTGCAGGCAAATCTGCTCGTCAAATTGCCGCTGAAATTGGTGTCTGTCATCAAACTATTAATAATGAGCTTAAGCGTGGCCGCATTCAACAGGTAAAGAAACTTAATGGTAAAGAACAGTACTTTAGCGTTTATGCGCCTGATACGGCCCAAGTTCGGTATCAAACGAATCGACAACGCTGTCATCGACCTCTAAAATTTAAATTTGTTACTAACTTTCTGGCTTACTTTGATGATCATTTCCACCAAGATGATTGGTCACCTGATGCAGCAGTCGGCTTCGCCCACCAACAACATCTGTTTAAGCGCACGGAGATGGTTTGTACGAAAACTCTCTACAACTATATCGATGCGCAATTGTTAGAGATCCGTAATCTTGATTTGGTGGAGAAGGCTAACCGTCGTACTAAACATCACTGGTCAAACAAGCATCGACGTTTAGCTGGTAAAAGTATTGAGGAACGTCCTAAAAGGGTCGACAAACGCAAGGAATTTGGCCACTTTGAGATTGATACTGTAGTTGGTAAACGAAGTGGACATGAAAGTGTATTATTGACCTTCACGGAACGTAAAACTCGTTATGATATTGTTCGCTTGATTGAAGGCAAAGATGCTGATTCGGTATCGTATGCACTTAAGGGAATTTGTGCTGAATTTGGTGATCTTATTAAATCTGTTACTGCTGACAACGGAACGGAGTTCACAGCCTTGAATGCAGTCTTAGACGGCGTAGCTGACATCTATTATGCCCATCCGTATAGTTCCTTTGAAAGAGCAACCAATGAAACTCATAACCGCATGATTAGACGATATTTACCTAAGGGACACTCATTAGATACGATTGGTCCCAAGACGGTTTCAATGGTTGAAAGTCGTCTTAACCAATTACCGCGACGTATCTTGAAGTATCAAACCCCAAAAGAAGCTTTTCAAATTGAAGCAGCACGTATTCGTAAATCATGTAGTGCGTAG
- a CDS encoding glycosyltransferase family 2 protein: MKLNLSVIITTFNSKKTIVNCLNSLAASCAHAGYDSGLEVIIVDDGSTDGSMEIIRYFNSIFANYKIIEKKKNTGNADTRNVGLDVASGEYITFIDSDDEVTVDYLTEINKNLSEKKTDMLIFGYNQVEDENIVQEKIKIEEIHDKNLVLKKYFHIEDGDAIGSYTWNKVFKKSLLSKNKIRFLSGKKFEDVPFCFNCILCASSVKCINKCLYNYIYRSDSTVHNVTEELILDRLWSLKEIKNMMIRSHMEELYPDYYQYCLSAYFYLYKQVNQEMPRSSLKGDLKYKIIQVASKIKPTTKDKVKLVLLRMNVLSLLYLI; encoded by the coding sequence ATGAAACTTAATCTTAGTGTTATTATAACGACATTTAATTCCAAGAAAACTATTGTTAATTGCTTGAATAGCTTAGCAGCTTCATGCGCACATGCAGGATACGACAGTGGACTTGAAGTTATCATAGTGGATGATGGTTCTACTGATGGTAGTATGGAAATAATAAGATATTTTAATAGTATATTTGCCAATTATAAAATAATAGAGAAAAAAAAGAACACTGGGAATGCCGATACTCGTAATGTAGGCTTAGACGTAGCGTCAGGAGAATATATTACTTTTATCGATAGTGACGATGAAGTAACTGTGGATTATTTAACAGAAATCAACAAAAATCTTAGTGAAAAAAAAACTGACATGCTTATTTTTGGATATAATCAGGTTGAAGACGAAAATATTGTACAAGAAAAGATTAAAATAGAAGAGATACATGACAAAAATTTAGTGTTAAAAAAATATTTTCATATTGAAGATGGAGATGCAATTGGTTCATACACATGGAACAAAGTGTTTAAAAAATCGTTGCTATCAAAAAATAAAATTAGGTTTCTCTCGGGAAAAAAATTTGAAGACGTTCCTTTTTGTTTTAATTGTATATTGTGCGCAAGTTCAGTTAAATGCATAAACAAATGTCTTTATAACTATATATATAGAAGCGATTCTACCGTACACAATGTAACTGAAGAGCTTATTTTGGATAGATTGTGGAGCTTGAAAGAAATTAAAAATATGATGATAAGAAGCCACATGGAGGAGCTATATCCGGATTATTACCAATACTGTTTATCTGCATACTTTTATCTATACAAGCAGGTAAATCAGGAGATGCCTAGGTCTTCGTTAAAGGGAGATCTAAAGTATAAAATCATCCAAGTGGCCAGTAAAATAAAACCTACAACAAAGGACAAAGTGAAATTAGTTTTATTACGCATGAATGTATTGTCCTTACTTTATTTAATTTAA
- a CDS encoding LCP family protein gives MRHEHEPKQRKHTVRNVILTVILVLLVSVGAYAARKYYNIKHAVDNTYQSAGIKKNRNANAVIQAKSPISILIMGTDTGALGRSYKGRTDTMMLITLNPKKDKTTITSIPRDTGVTIPGYESESPSKINAAYAFGSSGTAIKTVQEMLNVPIDFYAVMNMGGMEKVVNAVGGVTITPTLSFSYDGYTFTKGQSTKMNGKKALAYSRMRYSDPDGDYGRQTRQREVIMAIMSKAGSISSLLNKDFLDSVSSQMKTDLTFSDLSAIAQNYLGARKSVSQTHLQGTGQTVNGQSMELMAKSELQRVTNLNRKNLGLDHATTGNIALSVSDASSSSDSSVQSANVNAGN, from the coding sequence ATGAGACATGAACATGAACCTAAACAAAGAAAGCATACAGTAAGAAACGTGATTTTGACGGTTATTTTGGTTTTGTTGGTTTCAGTGGGGGCATATGCAGCACGGAAATACTACAATATCAAACATGCGGTTGATAATACGTATCAAAGTGCTGGGATCAAGAAAAACCGGAATGCAAATGCTGTGATTCAGGCTAAAAGCCCCATTTCGATCTTAATTATGGGGACTGATACGGGTGCGTTGGGACGTTCTTACAAAGGACGGACAGATACGATGATGTTGATTACGTTGAATCCTAAGAAGGATAAAACAACGATCACAAGTATTCCTCGTGATACCGGTGTAACCATTCCAGGATACGAGAGTGAATCCCCATCGAAGATCAATGCAGCTTATGCGTTTGGAAGCTCTGGTACCGCCATTAAGACGGTTCAAGAGATGCTGAATGTGCCGATTGATTTCTATGCGGTCATGAACATGGGTGGCATGGAAAAAGTAGTCAACGCGGTTGGTGGTGTAACAATCACACCTACGTTGAGTTTCTCTTATGATGGCTATACTTTCACCAAGGGGCAGTCTACTAAGATGAACGGTAAGAAGGCTCTGGCCTATTCACGAATGCGTTATAGTGATCCTGATGGGGATTATGGGAGACAAACGCGTCAACGCGAAGTGATTATGGCGATTATGAGTAAGGCTGGATCAATATCAAGTTTGCTTAATAAGGACTTCTTGGATTCAGTCTCATCCCAAATGAAGACAGATTTGACGTTTAGTGACTTATCAGCGATTGCGCAGAACTATCTTGGCGCACGTAAGTCAGTTTCACAGACTCATTTACAAGGAACTGGTCAGACGGTTAATGGTCAGAGTATGGAGCTGATGGCTAAGAGTGAGTTACAGCGTGTGACGAACCTTAACCGAAAGAACCTTGGCTTGGATCATGCAACAACTGGGAATATTGCATTGAGTGTGTCCGATGCTAGTTCCAGTTCTGATAGTAGTGTGCAGAGTGCTAATGTGAATGCAGGAAATTAA
- a CDS encoding ISL3 family transposase translates to MSLTNSILCLFEITDPNLIVTGISKERCSTNQRIHVVHATLSYQLLKCPHCGHKSLIKNGTHMSHLRLGTLSGGRYEMHLKRQRYQCKDCSKTCGAKTKLVNRNETFTHNIKHQVIVLARDMLTSKEIAKLCGISPSSVQRILNANIHLAYRVKHLPENLCFDEFRSCNHWMSFNCCDAISHRRIVTLKDRLSKDIIDYFEARFSVQERAQVQSVTIDMNAEYGSFIHRLFPNAATIIDRFHIIQLAGRALDNERTQTIRTIQDKHSRIYHILKSQWRLFHLDEIKVNDSKAVYLRGINEYMTQQNAIDLALDAFPRFRSVYQTYQGILSAIHQKDANAFQSLLTNYQPTSNQMDITINTFIKNGSALLNSCRYPFSNGPIEGLNRKIKALKRNCFGFRNIDNFFIRISLIHE, encoded by the coding sequence ATGTCCCTAACTAATTCTATCTTATGCTTATTCGAAATAACAGACCCAAACTTAATTGTCACTGGTATTTCTAAAGAACGGTGTTCCACAAACCAACGTATTCATGTCGTCCATGCAACTTTGTCTTATCAACTTTTAAAGTGCCCACATTGTGGCCATAAAAGCTTAATTAAAAACGGAACTCACATGAGTCACCTGCGTTTAGGAACCTTATCCGGTGGTCGTTACGAAATGCATTTAAAACGTCAAAGATACCAATGTAAAGATTGTTCAAAAACCTGTGGTGCTAAAACTAAGTTGGTTAATCGTAACGAAACTTTCACACATAATATCAAACATCAAGTGATCGTTTTGGCACGCGATATGTTGACGAGTAAAGAAATTGCTAAACTTTGTGGAATTTCGCCAAGCAGTGTTCAACGAATCCTAAATGCCAATATTCACTTAGCCTATCGTGTTAAACATCTCCCAGAGAATCTTTGCTTTGATGAATTTCGTTCCTGTAATCACTGGATGTCCTTTAATTGTTGCGATGCCATTAGTCATCGCCGAATTGTTACTTTAAAAGATCGGCTAAGTAAAGATATCATTGACTACTTTGAAGCTCGTTTTTCGGTTCAAGAACGTGCCCAAGTTCAATCAGTGACGATTGACATGAATGCTGAATATGGCAGCTTCATTCATCGCTTATTTCCCAATGCGGCCACGATTATCGATCGTTTCCATATTATTCAACTGGCTGGGCGTGCCTTAGATAATGAACGCACGCAGACCATTCGTACTATCCAAGATAAGCATTCACGAATTTATCATATTTTAAAATCTCAATGGCGTTTATTTCATCTTGATGAAATAAAAGTTAATGATTCTAAGGCTGTTTATTTACGCGGAATTAACGAGTATATGACGCAACAAAACGCCATTGATTTAGCTCTAGACGCTTTTCCCAGATTTAGATCTGTGTATCAAACCTATCAAGGTATCTTAAGTGCCATACACCAAAAGGATGCTAATGCGTTCCAATCCTTACTTACTAACTACCAACCCACTAGTAATCAAATGGACATAACGATCAACACGTTTATCAAAAATGGTTCAGCCCTTCTAAACAGTTGTCGTTATCCATTTTCCAACGGTCCAATTGAAGGACTTAATCGTAAAATCAAGGCATTAAAGCGTAACTGTTTTGGTTTTCGAAATATTGACAACTTCTTTATCCGGATTAGTTTAATTCATGAGTAA
- a CDS encoding glycosyltransferase encodes MCKLSIIIPTYNSGKLIEELLDGLDKLRDVEFVFVDDGSTDNTVDIIKNRLKQNNTEFQFQIFLCKHCGVSHARNVGLTKSNSARVMFVDADDRIDPQILQQVIDDDASSADIISFTKNCQKQYQISDKHPLIAELLLNKHEKIIPAPFSKIYKSEFLKTNNIFFVENVVVGEDMLFNLKAILKSNSILISGKSFYLYRQNANSVTKSINYDIEKNSLNFVNELFDILKKFPEHQELLNRVVINSWVGDSIMICRYQFNKEKLVNFKKNIHQKYSFSEIFSLRLGLKKDILKMLLLINAYQIVLLLLHSNKKISVPSKSFMKI; translated from the coding sequence ATGTGTAAATTATCAATAATTATACCCACCTATAATTCTGGAAAACTAATTGAAGAGTTGCTAGATGGTTTAGATAAACTGCGCGATGTTGAGTTTGTTTTTGTGGATGATGGTTCAACTGACAACACTGTTGATATCATTAAGAATCGGTTAAAGCAGAATAATACAGAATTTCAATTCCAAATTTTTCTGTGCAAGCACTGTGGAGTGAGTCATGCTAGAAATGTTGGATTGACAAAGAGTAATTCTGCACGAGTAATGTTTGTCGACGCTGATGATAGAATTGATCCGCAAATTTTACAACAAGTGATTGATGATGATGCATCATCTGCTGACATTATTTCTTTTACTAAGAATTGTCAAAAACAGTATCAAATTAGTGACAAGCATCCATTGATAGCAGAGCTACTATTAAACAAGCATGAAAAAATAATTCCTGCACCATTTTCAAAAATCTATAAAAGTGAATTTTTAAAGACAAACAATATTTTTTTTGTCGAAAATGTTGTTGTGGGTGAGGATATGCTTTTTAACTTAAAAGCAATTTTAAAGAGCAATTCTATTCTTATTTCTGGGAAAAGTTTTTACTTATATCGACAAAATGCTAATTCGGTAACAAAATCTATAAATTATGACATTGAGAAAAACAGCCTTAACTTTGTAAACGAACTATTTGATATCTTAAAAAAGTTTCCAGAACACCAAGAATTATTGAATAGAGTGGTAATTAATTCTTGGGTGGGAGACTCAATCATGATTTGCAGATATCAATTTAATAAGGAAAAACTTGTAAATTTCAAAAAAAATATACATCAGAAATATTCGTTTAGTGAGATTTTTTCTTTGCGTTTAGGATTAAAAAAGGACATTTTAAAGATGCTTCTTTTGATAAACGCATATCAGATAGTTTTGTTATTACTCCATTCAAACAAGAAAATTAGCGTACCAAGCAAATCATTTATGAAGATATAA
- a CDS encoding flippase translates to MKIIKNFIYNASYQLFALIVPLATTPYISRVLGSEGVGTNAYTNSIIQYFVLFGSIGISTYGNRQIAYQRNNKVELSQTFWEISILRFFTIGAAYIAFLIYLSFVSRFKIYFIGQSFQIIAAALDISWLFMGLEDFKKTVTRNIIVKLVSVICIFALVKSPSDLSMYILILSLSTLLGNLSLWGYVRHAIIKPNLKRFHILRHLSPSISLFIPQIAIQIYLVLNKTMLGNISGVKAAGCFDNADKIVKIVLTVVTSLGTVMMPRMASVFANKEYKKLEHYLYMSGDFTNFLSVPLAFGLAGIAPRFAPWFMGKEFAITGELISVESIVIFLIAWGTLIGVQYLIPTNQVKKYTWAVSASAVVNLILNVPLIYMYGVVGATIATVVSEITSTGLQLYFIRNQINLKNMFHGFWKYLIAGLLMFVVVRYINNNMRMSIIGLGVQICSGVIIYFGITLLLRAPFVNTITKFVKHEL, encoded by the coding sequence ATGAAAATAATAAAAAATTTCATTTACAATGCTTCTTACCAATTATTTGCACTGATAGTTCCATTAGCTACGACTCCCTATATTTCGCGTGTCTTAGGTAGTGAAGGAGTTGGAACTAATGCTTATACAAATTCTATTATTCAATATTTCGTTCTGTTCGGTAGTATTGGTATTAGTACATATGGCAACAGGCAGATAGCATATCAAAGAAACAATAAAGTTGAATTAAGTCAGACTTTTTGGGAAATTAGTATTCTGAGATTTTTTACGATTGGTGCGGCTTATATAGCTTTTCTGATCTATCTTTCGTTCGTCAGTAGATTCAAAATTTATTTTATTGGGCAGTCATTTCAAATAATTGCGGCAGCATTGGATATCTCATGGCTTTTTATGGGGTTAGAAGACTTTAAAAAAACTGTTACTAGAAATATAATTGTCAAGCTGGTATCTGTAATTTGTATATTTGCATTAGTGAAGAGTCCAAGTGATTTGAGCATGTATATACTTATACTAAGTCTTTCAACTTTGCTTGGTAACTTGTCATTGTGGGGGTATGTACGCCATGCAATTATTAAGCCTAATTTAAAACGATTTCACATATTGAGGCATTTGTCGCCATCAATTTCATTGTTTATTCCACAGATTGCCATCCAAATTTATTTGGTATTGAACAAAACAATGTTAGGAAATATTTCAGGAGTTAAGGCAGCTGGATGTTTTGATAATGCGGATAAAATAGTAAAAATAGTTTTAACAGTTGTTACTTCACTTGGTACTGTTATGATGCCAAGAATGGCAAGCGTATTTGCAAACAAAGAATATAAAAAGCTTGAGCATTATTTATATATGTCTGGTGATTTTACCAATTTTCTTTCGGTTCCTCTTGCGTTCGGTTTGGCAGGTATTGCACCCAGATTTGCTCCATGGTTTATGGGAAAAGAATTTGCAATTACAGGCGAACTTATTTCTGTAGAATCAATAGTTATTTTTTTAATTGCTTGGGGAACGTTAATTGGAGTGCAATATTTAATTCCTACTAATCAAGTAAAAAAATATACGTGGGCTGTTAGCGCAAGTGCAGTAGTTAATTTGATTTTGAATGTACCTTTAATTTATATGTATGGGGTCGTGGGCGCTACTATTGCAACTGTTGTCTCTGAAATAACATCAACTGGACTACAGCTTTATTTTATTCGAAACCAAATTAATTTGAAAAATATGTTTCATGGATTTTGGAAGTACTTGATAGCCGGCTTACTGATGTTTGTCGTGGTAAGGTACATAAACAATAATATGCGTATGTCGATTATAGGGCTGGGTGTTCAGATTTGTAGTGGAGTTATAATTTATTTTGGTATAACACTTTTATTGAGAGCTCCTTTTGTCAACACCATTACTAAGTTTGTAAAACATGAGTTGTAA